Within Fusarium keratoplasticum isolate Fu6.1 chromosome 8, whole genome shotgun sequence, the genomic segment CCCATCTGTCCCACTGGCCCCGCTCGCCCCGATGAGCCAGATACTCCGCCACCGTCTCCGCCGTCTCATGATCGACTTCGACAGATCTCGGCCCTATATCCACTCGATGACTTGAGCCGACTTGAGTCTGGCGCACTCTCCATCTTCGAACTTGATGCACCCAAGGTAGCTGAGGCGCTCGACGTTGCCTCCCGCCAGCCATTGCCCGACCCTTCCCTCGTCTTTCCGTGGTTTCATGGTCTCCATCCCCAGAACCATGTTCAACAGTCATTCTTCGCTGCTCGACGACGTGCTCTCAGAAGGACGCCTTCCTGCCTCAGAACCATCACTCTTGTCAAGGCCGATGGCGACCTCAGCTGTGCACGACTCAAGGGGGCGATTGCCCCTAATGAGATTCTTCAGACTGGTAGCAATCCCGAATTCATCGAGGCGGATCCGCGAGAGGGCTTTTCTGTCCGAAACTTTCAGATTCAGACGGTGAAAAGTGCTGTCATGTCAGACATAATTGTCTATGGTCGAGATTTGGCAAAGACACGCAAGGTAGCGTGGGATATTGCGGCTGCGCAGAATCGATGGCGGGAGAAGCATGAAGCTCTGGGGGCCTGCTTGCCCGAGTACAACACCTTCGTCTGTACAAGCCCGTTTTCGAAATTCCAGGAAAACCACCCTGAGATCGTGGCCATCGACGCATCGGGGCACTTGACTGGCAATGTCATCGACTTTTTCAACCAGGAGAGGCGGGAGATGTGGGCTATGACTGAGGCCTCGGAAATTTCGAAGAACGTATTTATGGGCCCTACCCCCGAACAAGGGAGCCCTGAGGAGCAGGCATTTGATATCCTAATCGAGTGTAGCGACCTGGGACGTCTGAACCCACTGGCACTCCAGCTCATTGCAGAGAGccccgacgacgatggcaaACATCGTTTTCTCGACTTCCCCTCGTCAGGCAGCATATTGCCACCGACATGGTCTCATTCCGAAACAGATGGAATTCTTGAGACCTGTAAATGGATATACCATCTTGCTCATGGTACTTATCCTGAACCAGAACGGGATACTAACGAGACCGACGCGGAAGGAGACTCCCCTATGCCATCCGATGATCATCCAACCTTTGAAGTTCGACCTCGAAAGATTCTCCTCCACTGCGCCGATGGCTATACCGAGTCGACCATGCTAGGCATTGCATACTTTAGTTATAGCACTGGTCTACCTGTCCCGGAGGCGTGGCTACAACTTCACACGACCAAGAAACGCAATTTCTTTGCCTACCCAACCGACGTGGCCCTATTGACATCCATCACACCAAGATTGCTCCGAGAATCCCCTGTATGTAGCGGGTTGAGCTTGACTGAAATCACTCACCTGACGAGGGATGAGCCGAGCTGGTTTGGTGCTCTCGATGGGTCATTCCCAAGCCGCGTTCTTGACTACATGTACCTGGGCAATCTGGGCCACGCAAACAATCCAGACCTTCTTAAAGCCCTCGGGATCACTCAGATTCTGAGTGTCGGTGAAACGGCTATGTGGCGAGAAGGTGACCTGGAAGAATGGGGAGAAGAAAATGTCTGCATGGTTCAGGGAGTTCAGGACAACGGCATTGATCCCTTGACGGATGAATTTGCTCGATGCCTCGAGTTTATTGGTAAGTTCTGAGGGCGGCTACAGGGGTAAAGGCATACTGACCATATTTCGATAGACCGAGGAAGACGAAATGGTACTGCGACTTTGGTGCACTGTCGGGTGGGAGTATCCCGTAGTGCCACCATCTGCATCGCCGAGGTGATGCGTGCGAAAAACATGTCGTTCCCTCACGCATATTGCTTTGTCCGAGCCCGCCGACTGAATGTAATTATTCAACCACACCTGCGATTCGCCTACGAGCTCTTGAAGTGGGAAGAGGCACTTCAGCAGGACGGTGACCCTGACGCTGAGGTCAAGAGAACACTGGAGTGGGGGGAGATTGCGCGAGAAATCGCCCTCATGAATCGCCCCTACTCCAGGTGAAAAGGAGCATCATTGGTGCCTTGTTGTTTTCGCTTTCTATGAAAGAGTCTCTAGATCCAGTGGGAGATCCGGTGGATGACCCAGCATCAAGAGGACTGAGCCACCCACCCAGCATATTCGACTTCATATCTATCCTCATCATAGCGGGCGCGGACTCGCTTAAGCACCTGGCGTGCTTGCTTAGAGTGCTGCTTACCGCCAAGGGGAACTTGGCTACACACACTGTGGTGTCATGAACGCACCGTCATCAGCATACGAATGACGGGGAAAGATCAACAGGAACCAGAAATTGGGAAACATGCGGGCGCTTTGTTTAACGAGTCTGAAAAAGTCCCTGTAGGCTTGTGTATGGGGCGTTCAGGGCAGAAGACTGTTTTCTCATGTGCTTTTTTGCCGTCTTCAGGGATTTGGGTTTGAATGTTGATGAATCACGACGGCTATGAGAGCCACGGATCGATGTTTATGTACCTGCTATTACAACTACACCGTTGTCATGGTTGAATTATTGATTTCGAAGGACGAGACGAGCTATTACTGGTTGATTATCTGTGACATGTATAAACTCCCCAGCCTGATACGCGAAGTGACGCCTACTCAAAAGACACAAACACCTCTCCTCGCCAACCGGTCAACAGGAGAAAGAATAGGAATAGCAGGTAAAGGGTATTTAAGAAGACGATACCTTGCCCCAAAAGAAGAGCTTGGGGACTGAAAACAACCAAGTCCACCCCCACAGAGGGAAAACGCCAAAAAAGGTAATTCTGCCATTCAGTAATGAGGGGTGTTCAGCGGAACCATCTCCTATCGTTCATCGCGGTTATCATCGTCTAGGACGCTGGGGAAATGTCAGTCAGGTCATGCCAATAACTAGAGTCAAAGCCATAAGAGCACTTACGAGAATTGCTTAACCAAATAGCCCTCTCCGCCATGCTCCATATCAATATTGTAGACGTAGAAACCGCCATCACTAGTGACAACCATGACTTgggggctgctgctgctcatcgCCACAACACTGCGTAAGGGTCCGGCAGGCATCACCCGCGTAGGACCCTGCGCAACTGTAGACTTGGGGATCTTGATATAAGCAAAGTCTCTCAGGGGCTCCCACATTTCTGTGACGGACTGCGGCAAGTAGGATCCCATGACGCCGGCAACACCGCGGCCCATAATCTGTGAAGAACGGCGAAGCATGCTGCTAAACGAGCCACTCTGCCTTCGATGCCCAGAATTGCTGCTGCCTGATCCGTTATTTCCAGGCCCTATCAGGTCGACCGACTCGTTCTTAGACGAGTCTGCCGTACTATTACCCGGAGACTCGGGGTCATCATAACTCCGTGCCCGTGACCAGCGGTCCTGTCGTTGAGATCCAAGAGGTTCGATGGGCGCACCTGCTGGCGTCGTGTTTCCGGGGGGTGCCCCGAGGCGGAAAATATGGATTGTatccgaggttgaggataCACAGAGGAGAGTGGAGCTGAGGTTGAAGGACATGCTGTATATGGTGGAAGGATAGGTGCCGCGTCGGAACTGGTAGAGCTTCTGGCCCTTGGGTACTGAGAACACACGAATAATAGTCCCCGTCTCACTAGCCGTGGCAAGCAGAGTTCCCTCATTATTGAGACAGATAGAGCACAGCGGCGAACGGTGAGCCTCGATGACATTAACAGCCTTCAGCGCAACGGTATCAAAGACGAGGACTTCGCCCGACGTAGGGGAGACGTAGGTCGACTGTGGAGGAGCGTGAGCAGGCCGGCGCGCATCGGGATCCTCCCGAGGTTTCGGTAGCGGATAAGCGATGAAACAGTTCTCGGAAGAAGGCGACAAGGCGCATATGGCGGTTGGGTTGGGCGACGTGGCGATGGTATGCAGAAGGCTCATGTTGCTAATATCGTACAGATAGATTtcttcctcgaggacgacggcAAGGCGTTTTCGGTTTAATCGGACAGCCAGAACAGCAGAAGGGAAGGTGAGCTCGCAAATAACAGAGGCCCTCTGAAGGACATATCAGTTATGTTGTCAAAGATGGTCATCCAAGACACATACCTTGGTATTCTGTATAATTAGATGCCGGGGAGAGAGGACGAGCGCAACAAGAGAGGTCGAGAAGAGCATCTCGATAATGGAGATATTGTTCTCATCGCTGCTAAAAATGCGCGAGAAAGGATCTGTATGATATATGCGAAACCCTTTGGAGGTGCCTGCCGGCGAGAGGAAATCCCAGGTTAGTTGGACCAGGAAGCGGAGACCAGCCAGGCGCAAGACCTACCGACAGCAAGACAGCTGTGGTCTTGGTTGAAGGTGATAAAATTGAGTACTGGGTTCGCCATGATGGGATGAAAAGCTAGCAGGAGTCGGCACGGGGCAGGTTCGGTCGGATGTATGCGTTCGGTTGGCCGGACACGAAGTCGCGATCCGGAGGAGACCCTGGGTGGAATCGAGGTCGCGAGATGAGAACCGCCTTGGGTCGATGCGACGAGAGAGCCCGTAAGCAGAACAATCGCGCAAGAAACCTTAGGCCAGCGCGCTGATCATGGCCCCAAGGAGGCGGTCTCGAGGTTGGTGAAGCCAAGTGTTGGTTGAACTAGCTTAGGCTGCTATCGAGAggctgggaggaagagcaggcGATGAGGACTGCGCCGGGGCAACTCTCGGAGGCTGTTGGCGGGCCCAAGGCCGTGGCGATCGCGGAGCTTTACGAAAATCGGGGGTAGGCGTAAGAGAAGTGTCAAGAAAATACGGAGACAGGGAGGAGACTGCGACAATAGACGTCCAAGTATGAactggcgatgatgatgaaagtGATGGCGGAGGACGGAGAGTCGGAGCTCAGGGAACCTGGAAAGCTAGTGGGGTGGAGGCTGAGGACCGAGGAGGGGGAAGGCACGCTACCAACCTTCCTCAGTTACCACCTGCTCTGTTTGGGTGACTGAATGCCTTACACAACCGGCAACTGCGATCAGCTTAGACGATTGGTGAATCTTTCAACACCACAGAAATTCTGTACGATTTCGAATGATACTATCCCGAGATCGTCGTTTGAAAGGCGATTCCCGAGGCAGGCGGTACATATCACGTACATGCGCTAACGAGAGCCCCGGATGCAAGTTAGCACCCTGTCGGTGGACCCATCGCGCACGCCGATACACAATTGCCTAGCATTTTCTGAGTCTTCACAACCTCCAGTAAATGTTTGCTGTCTGGTGTGAGTCAACAGGCCGTCAACCAATTTTTCAAAAGGAGGTCACCTGCCAGACAAATCCCCGGAGAAAAATCTCAGGTTAACGGATATGGTGAAAGAAAAGCCCGTCGCCTTACGGGCGACCAAGACTCAGGCGCTCGATGACCTGATCATGGGAGTAAGATACACACATATATATCTGAGCGGTCCTTTGACAGAGGTTTCTGATGGTGCCCCTAGACAAACAGTAGTAGCATCGTCTCTAAGCGGAGCGTCGAACGACTCTACTACCCTCACGAGTTGCATTTTTTCCGCTACTTCGTTCCCAAGTTCCAACGGAGAGCTCCCCTCATTAACCGGGGATACTGGTTGAGGTTACGGGCTATTGATGTGATTGTGCGTGACTTCATCACATCCTCCAAACTTGACCGTAAGAAGGTTGTTATCAACCTAGGCTGCGGAAGGTGAGTAACCAAGCCCAGCTCAACCTAAACAGACACTTACTGTTCCCTGAAAGCGATGTTCTTCCCTGGCAGTGTTACCATCGTTATGGAGACAATTGCGAAGACACTATATTCCTTGACGTTGACTATCCTGATTTGATGCGAAAGAAGCGAGCAATCGTTCTTGGAACACCAGAACTCAGGGAGCTGCTTGGGCCTGAACCCTACATCAGCGAGAAAGATACAGACCATGTGCTTCTCCGCAGTGACAAATACTGCCAGATTGGATGTGACCTGCGGGAGCTTGACGCCTTGCGCCAGTGCCTCGAAACATTCCTGCCCCTATCTGACTGTTCAGTGCTCTTTGTTGCTGAGGTCTCGATAACTTACATGGACACGGCGTCGGCCGACGCTCTCATCCAGTGGGCCAGCTCCATTGGTCAAGGTGTGTCTATTATCCCCTTTCTGTTCAAGACTTCATTGCATTGACACTGATGATTTATAGCCGAGTTTTGCCTCCTTGAACAAATTCTCCCTCATGGCCCTGAGCATCCCTTCGCAAGAACCATGTTGAGCCATTTCAACAAACTCAACACTTCGCTCAAGTCAGTCCACCAGTACCAGACTCTTGAAAGCCAGCGGCAGCGGTTCGAAACCCGAGGCTGGGGCCATGTTGATATTTGGGACCTCTGGGAAGCTTGGAACAGCGAGGTATTCCTCAGTTCGGCCGAAAGGGCTGCGCTTGACGATATCGAGCCGTTTGATGAGTGGGAAGAGTTTGTCCTGTTTTCGCGGCACTATTTTGTCATGCATGCCACGGCCTACCCCAGAAGCGACCAAGCTGCTGGGCAGTACAGCTCATTGCCTACCCCTGAACGGGTTGTCAAGGTGGACATGAACGCGCTCGGTTCCCGAGGA encodes:
- a CDS encoding Autophagy-related protein 18, translating into MANPVLNFITFNQDHSCLAVGTSKGFRIYHTDPFSRIFSSDENNISIIEMLFSTSLVALVLSPRHLIIQNTKRASVICELTFPSAVLAVRLNRKRLAVVLEEEIYLYDISNMSLLHTIATSPNPTAICALSPSSENCFIAYPLPKPREDPDARRPAHAPPQSTYVSPTSGEVLVFDTVALKAVNVIEAHRSPLCSICLNNEGTLLATASETGTIIRVFSVPKGQKLYQFRRGTYPSTIYSMSFNLSSTLLCVSSTSDTIHIFRLGAPPGNTTPAGAPIEPLGSQRQDRWSRARSYDDPESPGNSTADSSKNESVDLIGPGNNGSGSSNSGHRRQSGSFSSMLRRSSQIMGRGVAGVMGSYLPQSVTEMWEPLRDFAYIKIPKSTVAQGPTRVMPAGPLRSVVAMSSSSPQVMVVTSDGGFYVYNIDMEHGGEGYLVKQFSVLDDDNRDER